In the genome of Polaromonas vacuolata, the window TAAAGATGGCACCCAACACGCCCTCTCGGTAAGCGGGATAGTTAAAACCATGACCTTCTAATGCATAAAACGGCACACCACTTTGCTCAAACTTCAATACTTCAACACGCTCAAAATACGGCTTGAACTGATCTAGTTGTGGTGGGTCCGCTGTGATCACGCGAATTGTCTTGCCCTGATAAAAGGAAAAATCAATCAGTTGATCGTCTTGGCGTGAATGAAATTTTCCAAGCCCAAACACTGGCATATATTGGCGCAATTGAAAGCCAAAAATTGAGGCCGGGGTAAATGCCTCACCCATAAGAGTCACGCCCGGACTTTGCACCTGAGCCATCATTTCAGCAGTCTTATAACTACGCACAATTTGCGGGTACAGCTTGGTGTTTTTCCAGTCGCTCACCGAGGTCATATACAGGCCCGCCACTAGCAACACATGCAGACCAGCAAACCACGCCAAGCCTTTAGTGCAAGCTTTGAATTCATCCGCGGGTAAGGAAAACGCCAACCAAGCAAAACCAAAAGGATAAAACGCCAGCACCCAATGCAAGCCTATGACTTTTTTAAACGACAGCACAGCAAAGAAAATCAAGGGCACTAGCACCACACAAGCGAGTAGGCGCTGCGCTGGAATGGCTTTGGCTGTGCTACTTAAGGCCTTGCGGTATTTGTAGCCCAACCAAAGACAGACGGGTGTAATTAGGTAAGCCATGGTGAGCAAATAAAGCAGTGGTTTACGCCACTCAAACACCTCGGCTGAATTGCGGTTGTAGACATTGAACATGATGTTGGCCCAGCCATGCGACATGTTGTAGGCGATATTAATTCCCGGCCCAGGCAGTGCGCACAGCACCAAAAGCGCAAAACCTAAAAGCCTATCGCGGCGGTAGAGCAAAAAATACATCACGTAGGCCAGCCCCAGCACCACAGCGAAATACTTAGATAAAAACGCAGCGCCTAAAAACAAACCAGACAAGGCATATAGGCCAAAAGTTGCGCGGTCCATTTTGATCCGCTGCTCGGCGCGCAGCAAAGCGGCAACTGACCAAGCCGACCAAAAAATCAGCGGCGTGTCGGTAGTAATTAAAGTGTTGAGCCAATTCAGCGGTGCCAGCCAAAACAGCAGTACAGCCCAAGCCGCACGCTGACGGTTTATGCCCTTTAAGCCCCACCACAGCGCAGCGCCCACGCCTAGTGGCAACAAAATAACCGGCAGCCGCACCGACAAAATTCCATCGCCAAACGTGGCGCGCATCAAAGCTATCAGCCAGCCAACCATAGGCGGATGATCCGAATAGCCCCAATCGGGATACACGCCCCACCAGTAAAAAAATGCCTCATCGCCAGTGATGGGAAAGCTAATGCCAATCCAAACCCGCAGTAATAGAGAGCCAAGACCAGCGAGTAACAGCCAGCGGTAAAAAAAAGACTTGTCAGCAGCGTCAATATCAGTACTCATGAAAATCGTATGTCCTTTGCGATTGCCGCACTATAAAGCAGGGTCAGAAGACCAATGGCAACGGCTAGCCAAAGCGTGAGCAAACGCACCATAACCGTCAGACCTAGCGCCGTGCCCGCAGACGCGCCGTAGGCCAGCAGCAAAGCCGTCAACACGGCTTCCATGCCGCCCAAGCCCGCTGGTAATGCCGAGAGTGCGCCAACCACCATGGCCAGTGCATAAAAGCTAGTGGCCGTCAACCAACTGAAATCCACTTGCAAGGCGCGGCCAATTAGCCACACCGCCAAGCCTTGCGCGGCCCAAGCCACTAGTGTCAAGCCCAGCCACAGCAAGGGTCGCACGCGCAAGCATTGCCAGGCTTGACGCAGCCAGTCAAAGCGCTGCAGCAAACGCTGGCGAAAAAGCATGAGTAAAAATAAACCCACCAGCAGCAACAGACCTAACACCAGCGCCAACACTCCCAGCCAAGGCGGTGCTGCAGCCAGCAGGCCAGTTGAAAGCGCCCAAGGCAGGACCGGCAAACATAGCAACAGCAGACACAGCAAATCAGCCAAACGCTCGGCACCAAATATTGCCAAGCTTTGCGATGCACGCAGCGGCTGGGTCAACATCAAACCACGCACCGCCTCGCCAATATTGCCAGGCGTGGGTGTAAAGGCATAGCCGGCCAAATACAGACGCAAGCCTTGCAGCCAACCAAAACGGCGAGAGTAATGCGCCATCCACAAGCGCCAACGCAGGCCGCGCAATATATAACTCAGCAAGCACAGAGCGGTCGCTTGTAGGCCAGTCCAAGACCATAAAGTTGCGCCTAACAGCGCCCAAGAGGAAGTGCCGCGCCCGCCCCAAACGAGTAACACCAGCGCATACAAACTGGCCGACAGACCCAACACCAGCAGCAGCTTTTTAAACGGCAGGCGCGCTAAGGTTCCGGGTTGGTTGGGCATGGAAGGCTGAGCCTCAGGCAAGGCCATCAAAACCAACGGCTAAGAAAGATCACCAGCCAGCAAACTCCAGCAGCCAAAATCCAAGGGTCGCGCACCAAGTCCCGCGCCACATCTTCACCACTGCCGCGGTGCACTTGATAGGTGTAGCGCAACATACCAAAAATCACCACCGGCACGGTATAGAGCAGGCGATCGCCATGGTGCAGCTGGGCCTGCGCACTGGCCGCAAAAATACCGTAAGTCGTGAGCGTCGCTGTCATGGTCACAGACATGAAAACGTCGAGCAGGGAAGACGGGTAATACGCCAGCACTGCCCGCTGACTGGCCTCGTCCTGAAAGCTCTCCGCCTTACGCTTAGAAAAGCCCAGAAACAGCGCCATAAACATTCCCGTTAGCAGCAACGAACTCGAAGGCGCAATGCCGACCGCCACCGTACCGGCCAACAGTCTGAGCATAAAACCAGAAGCGATGATGCAAACATCTAACACCGGCACCTGCTTGAGGCGCCATGAGTAGGCCATGTTAAGCAGCACATAAATACCCAGCAAGGACAGCAGCATCACGCTGCTAGCAGCCAGCAGCAGTCCTATGACTAGCAGCGCTGCAGCGAGCAGCAAAGCCGATGAGCCAGATACCGCACCACTCGCTAGCGGCCTATGCCGTTTTGTTGGGTGTAGTGCATCACCGGCGCGGTCGTGCCAGTCGTTCATGATGTAGACCATGCTGGAAATCGCGCAAAAAGCGGCAAACGCCTGTAGCACATGAATAGCCATAGGTGCGTCCTGCCAAGACTGACTAAACACCAGACCGGCAAACACAAAGGCGTTTTTAAGCCACTGGTGTGGCCGCATCAAGCGTATCAAAGCGCGTGGATTAAAAGAAAAGTTTGGCATCAGGCAAAAGGCAATGGACAAAAATCGGTGCAACAGGCGAGGGACTCGAGCATAACTGAGGCGAATGAGCGTCACTCACGAGCATGAGTAATCAGGATTATGCAAACCGATTGCGGTCAACGGCGAGACGCTTGGTCGGTCGCAATCGGTATAAAAAGTCGTCAAAGTGGCGCGCAAACCTTTGCGGCTTTTAGCAGCAAACACTGACTTTTTTTCAAACCCTAAGCCTGCCATTTAGTGTCGTTTAAACACGCTTTTTTTCACCCCTTTGCATTACGACTTGACGCAGCGCGAGGCGCTCAGGCACGTCCTCTAAGTGGGGTTGTGCTGCATGAGACTGGCGCGCAGACGGCCGATTGCCTGGCTATGCAGCTGGCAGACCCGTGACTGTGTGACTTCAAGCACCGCACCTATTTCTCTTAAATTAAGTTCCTCTTCATAGTACAAACTGAGCAGTAATTTCTCACGCTCAGGCATTTGTTCAATCGCCGCGATTAAGTGTTTGCGAAAACCTAGTGCCAGCAATTGGGTCAGCGGCTCCTGACGCAAACTTTGACTGATGTGTTGCCTATCCAGAAAGCTGTTTTCACCTGTTTCTTCGTCGCTGCGGTCGTAGTCTTCGTAGTACACCAACTGACAGCCGTGGATCTCAGAGAGTAGGTGCTGGTAAGCGTCCAGCGAGAGTTTGAGTTCAACCGCAATCTCGCCTTCGGTTGGCGCACGGCCGAGTTTTTGCTGCTGCGCGTTAACCGCTGCGGCCACGCCGCGAGAAGACTGGCGCAGCCCACGTGAGACCCAGTCATTGGCGCGCAATTCATCCAACATAGCGCCGCGTATGCGCTGGCTGGCATAGGTTTCAAAGGTTGCGCCCTTGTCGTTTTGATAGCGCTCAGCCGCATCCAACAAGCCCATCATGCCGACTTGAATTAAGTCATCGAGTTCCACATTGGCCGGCAGTTTAGCCAACAGTTGCAGCGCCAACCGGCGCACCAGTGGCGTGTGCAGACTGAGCAAATCGGTAGTGCCCGAACGATCCATTTTTCCTTGCGGGGTATACATCTGGCGTTGTCCTTGTGCGGTCTTGGCCTAGTGCGCTCAGGCCGCCAAAGGCTGGCGCGAAACCGGCGCTGCAGACGACAAAGCGGGCAAAGTCGGCAAGGCAATTGCCGCCGACTGCAAGGCTTTGACCAGCAGCGCAGCAATGGCAAGAAAGTCCTGTGCCACCGTGGTATCGGGGTAAGCCTCAACCGCAGTCGTGTTTAGGCGCTCAGCCTGACTGACACGGCCATCATTGCTGACCACGCCAGCGAGCCCCACATCGAGTTGGAGATAGTGCTCACAGGTGTAAGCCAAGTTCAGCAAAATTCGAGTCGCCGCACCGCGCTCTCCCGCGCGGTTCACCATCACGAATAGTTTTTGCGCTGCACCGGTGTATTGCAGTTTTTTAATACGCGCATAAGCATTGGTAATTGATGCAGGATTGGGCTCTAACACCACTAACACACAGTCGGCGCTAGCGATCAAGTCGGCCTGTGCTTGACGATTATCCAGACCGGCGTCGAGCAGCGTGAACCGGCCTTCGCCGCTAGCTTCAAAGCGGTAGGCGTGCTGATCGAGCAGCAACACACGCTGGCCGCATTGAGACAGTGCGGCGGCAAGATTGCGCGTGACGCTGCTCGCGCCAGCCGACGGTCCGCTGCCGAGCACGGCGATCAGTCGGTCTGGCGTTTTGGCCATCAGACGGCGCAGGCCGTCGGCCTGGTCTTGTAGCGCACTCACAGCAAATTCCTCAATCCCGGCTCAGTCATGCGCAAGTCGCTGTCAGCGCTGGGCAAACTATCCGTCTCAAGCGCATCGAGTAAGACAAAAAGTTTTTCTAAACCTTCGAGCAAACAAGCGCTTGGCACGGGACGGTCTGGTCGCGTGCTGCGACCGGCCAGTTGTGCCAGCGACTTGCGTGCCGGCTCTGCCCAGGGCGCTGACTCGCCCTGCAGGCGATAAACCGTGCTGGCACTCTGGGCGGCGATCATTAAGGTTTTTTCGCCATCGCTACGCACTGCGCTGCTAGCGTCGTGCGATTGACCGGCCTGCTCGACATCGAGTTGCGCAGCACTTTGACGCAGTAGTTTGAAGTAAGGATCAGCCGCAGCCCGCCACAGCGGCCACTGCGCGATTTCGCCGGCTGGCGCATTCAAGTGCGCATTCGCCAGCATATAACTATGGGTTAGCGGCTTGCCGCTTTGCGCGTCACTGATGCGCCTGACAATGCAGCGCAAAGTCACTGGTGTGGTCGGCTCCAAGGCAGCATCGTCAAGGTCTGCCGCACGCAACCAGACCGTGGTTTCAGCCACTGCCAACCAAGCTTTTTTACCCCTATACATGATTGGCTCGGGCGCGACAAAACATAGGCGCTTGGCAAGTTTGGCTAGCGTTACTGGCTTACCGGTTCCGGCGTCCATCACCGCCAAGCTAGCCGGGCAAGAGGCCAGCCAGTCAAGCTGCTGCGCGTGCATGTCGGCCAGCACATTGTCAGCCGGCAAGCGCGCGAATAACTGCACCATGGGTTTGGCGATCTGACTGGCTAAGTCGGCCAAATTGAGATTGTTTGAGGCATCAGCCAGACTCAGTCCGGGCACGGCTAACAACTGACCCGTCTGATCCGACAGCAGCAAGGTAACGAACAGCGCACTCGCCGACTCGGTTGGCGCTATCGCCAAACTGACGGGCGCGCTAACGGCCAGCGCATAACTGCGACAGTTTTGGCTGACCACGCTGCGCGCTTGACTGGCCAAGCTACGTCTGACGGCCGCGGCATCGAAACTGCTGTCGTCGAGTTTTCGCCACAGCAAGCGGGATTCGTCAAAGCCGATGTCGGCGCCGGACAAAGCCGCTGCGTTGGCCGAGAGTTCTTGTGCATTGCTGGTGAGCGCACGGATTAAATGCTGGCACTGTTCGCGCAAACGCTGACTGACGGCCTGCGCTTGGGCAACGCCAGCCTTGGCCGCCTCGGCATGGCTATCAGCCTGGTTGTCGTCTGAAGCAGTCGCGGCAATCGGGACGAAAAATGCGCTCTGACTGCGGGCCTGAAAAACGCTATCAACCAGTGCTGCGCGATCGGCCAGCATTAAGTGCTCTGGCACTTTCTGGCCGCTAGAAATGTAGTGCACCGGCAGCTGATGGCGTATGGCCATGTCAATTAACGCCCCGGGGTGGGTGGCCTCATCGACCTTGGTGAAAATGCAGCCCGCTAAGTCCGATGGCAGCGACTTATCAGCGCTCTGGCGATAAGCATTAACCACTTCATTAAGCGTGTCACCATGACTGGATGCATTGAGCAGCAGCAAGCGTTTAACCGGTCGGCCCGTGCTGCACAGCATGGCGATTTGATCGGACACAGCGCGGTCGCGCTGGCTCATGCCTACCGTGTCTATTAGCACCATGTGCTTGTCGCGCAAGTCGGCCAGCACGCGTTTGAGGTCGGCCGGGTCTTTGACGGCATAGACTGGCACGCCCAGTATTTGGCCGTAAATACGCAGTTGCTCGTAAGCGCCGATCCGATAACTGTCGGTGGTGACCAGCGCGAGCTTGTCAGCACCAAAGCGCATCACGCAGCGGGCGGCAAGTTTTGCGGTGGTGGTGGTTTTACCCACGCCGGTGGGGCCGGTCAGGGCGTAGACGCCGCCTTGACTCATCAATTCGTCCTCGTTTTCCAACACTGGCATCTGACGCATCAGCTCAGAACGCACATAGTCCATGCCGCTGGTATAGCTTTGGCCTAAAGGTAAATCCTTGAGCAGCTGGCGCGCCAGCTGAACGCTAAAGCCAGCACCCAACAAAGTTCGCAGCAAACGGCCACGTACCGGGTCGCGCCTTTGTTGCTCGTTCCAAGCCATGCCTGCGAGCTGCTCTTCAATCATGCCGCGCATGGAGTGAATTTCGAGCCGCATATTTTCATCTTCGTCGCCAACGGGAGGGCTAGCTAAGGACGTGAGGGGAACGGACAAGCCGCGCTCGGCAGTAGCGGCAGTAGCAGCAGTAGCGGCATTAGGGACGTAGCTAGTAATCGACAGCGGCTCGGGCACGGGCACGGGCACGGGTGCTGGTGCTGGTGTTGGCAAGCTAGCAACCTCAACCTCTGGCCTAGCTTCTGGCGTGGTTTGGGCGCTAAGCAGCACTCTAGGCACAGGCACAGGCACAGGCACAGGCACAGGCACAGATTCAGACAAAGCTTGCAACACCGGCATGGCTTGCTGCTCATCTAGCGTGGCAACGATTTCTACACCTCTGGGCGTGACGCGGTTAGACAACACGATGGCGTCAGGGCCGAGTTTTTCGCGCACCAGGCGCAGTGCTTCGCGCGTTGAGGCTGCAACCACACGGCAGTTCAGCGGGCTAAATTCATCAAAGGGTTTCAAGCTCTCGCTCCAATTGTGGCGGTGACTTTAATACTGCGGGAGTCCGGTATCTCGCTATGCGAGAGCACCTTGAGTTGCGGCAGGCTGCGGCGTAGAAAACGCGACAGCAAAATACGCAGCGACGACTGCACCACCAGCACTGGCGGTAAACCAAGCTGGCTTTGGCGTTCAATCGCGGCTTGTGTCTCACGCAACAAACTCTCGGCCAAGCCGGGCTCTAGGCCGCTGCTGTTACTGAGGGCTTGCAGCAGCATGCGGTCCAGCGAGGCGTCTAAGCCAATGATTTGCATCACCTCGTTGTCAGGGAAAATTTGCT includes:
- a CDS encoding ArnT family glycosyltransferase, whose amino-acid sequence is MSTDIDAADKSFFYRWLLLAGLGSLLLRVWIGISFPITGDEAFFYWWGVYPDWGYSDHPPMVGWLIALMRATFGDGILSVRLPVILLPLGVGAALWWGLKGINRQRAAWAVLLFWLAPLNWLNTLITTDTPLIFWSAWSVAALLRAEQRIKMDRATFGLYALSGLFLGAAFLSKYFAVVLGLAYVMYFLLYRRDRLLGFALLVLCALPGPGINIAYNMSHGWANIMFNVYNRNSAEVFEWRKPLLYLLTMAYLITPVCLWLGYKYRKALSSTAKAIPAQRLLACVVLVPLIFFAVLSFKKVIGLHWVLAFYPFGFAWLAFSLPADEFKACTKGLAWFAGLHVLLVAGLYMTSVSDWKNTKLYPQIVRSYKTAEMMAQVQSPGVTLMGEAFTPASIFGFQLRQYMPVFGLGKFHSRQDDQLIDFSFYQGKTIRVITADPPQLDQFKPYFERVEVLKFEQSGVPFYALEGHGFNYPAYREGVLGAIFKNFYGIPSFLPMTGCAFCERYCGKVRCQ
- a CDS encoding decaprenyl-phosphate phosphoribosyltransferase codes for the protein MPNFSFNPRALIRLMRPHQWLKNAFVFAGLVFSQSWQDAPMAIHVLQAFAAFCAISSMVYIMNDWHDRAGDALHPTKRHRPLASGAVSGSSALLLAAALLVIGLLLAASSVMLLSLLGIYVLLNMAYSWRLKQVPVLDVCIIASGFMLRLLAGTVAVGIAPSSSLLLTGMFMALFLGFSKRKAESFQDEASQRAVLAYYPSSLLDVFMSVTMTATLTTYGIFAASAQAQLHHGDRLLYTVPVVIFGMLRYTYQVHRGSGEDVARDLVRDPWILAAGVCWLVIFLSRWF
- a CDS encoding lysylphosphatidylglycerol synthase transmembrane domain-containing protein, which gives rise to MALPEAQPSMPNQPGTLARLPFKKLLLVLGLSASLYALVLLVWGGRGTSSWALLGATLWSWTGLQATALCLLSYILRGLRWRLWMAHYSRRFGWLQGLRLYLAGYAFTPTPGNIGEAVRGLMLTQPLRASQSLAIFGAERLADLLCLLLLCLPVLPWALSTGLLAAAPPWLGVLALVLGLLLLVGLFLLMLFRQRLLQRFDWLRQAWQCLRVRPLLWLGLTLVAWAAQGLAVWLIGRALQVDFSWLTATSFYALAMVVGALSALPAGLGGMEAVLTALLLAYGASAGTALGLTVMVRLLTLWLAVAIGLLTLLYSAAIAKDIRFS
- a CDS encoding MinD/ParA family ATP-binding protein encodes the protein MSALQDQADGLRRLMAKTPDRLIAVLGSGPSAGASSVTRNLAAALSQCGQRVLLLDQHAYRFEASGEGRFTLLDAGLDNRQAQADLIASADCVLVVLEPNPASITNAYARIKKLQYTGAAQKLFVMVNRAGERGAATRILLNLAYTCEHYLQLDVGLAGVVSNDGRVSQAERLNTTAVEAYPDTTVAQDFLAIAALLVKALQSAAIALPTLPALSSAAPVSRQPLAA
- a CDS encoding RNA polymerase sigma factor FliA, whose product is MYTPQGKMDRSGTTDLLSLHTPLVRRLALQLLAKLPANVELDDLIQVGMMGLLDAAERYQNDKGATFETYASQRIRGAMLDELRANDWVSRGLRQSSRGVAAAVNAQQQKLGRAPTEGEIAVELKLSLDAYQHLLSEIHGCQLVYYEDYDRSDEETGENSFLDRQHISQSLRQEPLTQLLALGFRKHLIAAIEQMPEREKLLLSLYYEEELNLREIGAVLEVTQSRVCQLHSQAIGRLRASLMQHNPT
- the flhF gene encoding flagellar biosynthesis protein FlhF translates to MKPFDEFSPLNCRVVAASTREALRLVREKLGPDAIVLSNRVTPRGVEIVATLDEQQAMPVLQALSESVPVPVPVPVPVPRVLLSAQTTPEARPEVEVASLPTPAPAPVPVPVPEPLSITSYVPNAATAATAATAERGLSVPLTSLASPPVGDEDENMRLEIHSMRGMIEEQLAGMAWNEQQRRDPVRGRLLRTLLGAGFSVQLARQLLKDLPLGQSYTSGMDYVRSELMRQMPVLENEDELMSQGGVYALTGPTGVGKTTTTAKLAARCVMRFGADKLALVTTDSYRIGAYEQLRIYGQILGVPVYAVKDPADLKRVLADLRDKHMVLIDTVGMSQRDRAVSDQIAMLCSTGRPVKRLLLLNASSHGDTLNEVVNAYRQSADKSLPSDLAGCIFTKVDEATHPGALIDMAIRHQLPVHYISSGQKVPEHLMLADRAALVDSVFQARSQSAFFVPIAATASDDNQADSHAEAAKAGVAQAQAVSQRLREQCQHLIRALTSNAQELSANAAALSGADIGFDESRLLWRKLDDSSFDAAAVRRSLASQARSVVSQNCRSYALAVSAPVSLAIAPTESASALFVTLLLSDQTGQLLAVPGLSLADASNNLNLADLASQIAKPMVQLFARLPADNVLADMHAQQLDWLASCPASLAVMDAGTGKPVTLAKLAKRLCFVAPEPIMYRGKKAWLAVAETTVWLRAADLDDAALEPTTPVTLRCIVRRISDAQSGKPLTHSYMLANAHLNAPAGEIAQWPLWRAAADPYFKLLRQSAAQLDVEQAGQSHDASSAVRSDGEKTLMIAAQSASTVYRLQGESAPWAEPARKSLAQLAGRSTRPDRPVPSACLLEGLEKLFVLLDALETDSLPSADSDLRMTEPGLRNLL